Proteins found in one Arachis stenosperma cultivar V10309 chromosome 8, arast.V10309.gnm1.PFL2, whole genome shotgun sequence genomic segment:
- the LOC130944909 gene encoding scarecrow-like protein 32: protein MHVMHSMKAELKGASSISFQNHSLFNTAPHSSLTGALKGCLGSLDGACIEKLLLHCASALESNDVTLAQQVMWVLNNVASPTGDTNQRLTSWFLRALISRASRICPTALSFKGSSNNIQRRLMTVTELAGYVDLIPWHRFGFCASNNEIFKAILGFQRVHILDFSITHCMQWPTFIDALAKSPEGPPSLRITVPSFRPPVPPLVNVSTHEVGLRLANFAKFRDVPFEFNVIGNNLGPLLAPNNSELSNESTSFHVESLLSLLNPSVLNLRDDEALVINCQNWLRYLSDDRKGNHRCLSLRDAFLSLVKGLNPQIVVLVDEDCDLSSPSLTSRIATCFNHLWIPFDALETFLPKDSCQRTEFESDIGQKIENIIGYEGQHRIERLESGMQMCQRMKNAGYLSLPFCDETVMEVKGLLDEHASGWGMKREEGMLVLTWKGNSCVYATAWVPSETRDPIVFDATMA from the coding sequence ATGCACGTAATGCATAGCATGAAAGCTGAGCTAAAAGGAGCATCCTCTATCTCCTTCCAAAACCACAGCCTTTTCAACACAGCACCACACAGTTCACTCACCGGAGCACTCAAAGGATGTCTCGGAAGCCTGGATGGCGCGTGCATCGAGAAGCTTCTTCTCCACTGCGCAAGCGCCTTGGAGAGCAACGATGTAACCTTGGCTCAACAAGTGATGTGGGTCCTCAACAACGTTGCTTCACCAACCGGTGACACAAATCAAAGGCTCACATCATGGTTCCTCAGGGCACTGATCTCTAGGGCTTCAAGGATTTGCCCTACAGCCTTGAGTTTCAAGGGAAGTAGCAACAACATTCAGAGGAGGTTGATGACGGTTACCGAGCTAGCAGGATACGTGGATCTCATTCCATGGCACAGGTTTGGGTTTTGTGCTTCAAATAATGAGATTTTCAAAGCAATTTTAGGGTTCCAAAGGGTACATATCTTAGACTTTAGCATCACTCATTGTATGCAATGGCCTACTTTCATTGATGCATTGGCCAAAAGCCCTGAAGGTCCTCCTTCACTTAGAATCACTGTCCCATCTTTTAGGCCACCGGTGCCTCCATTGGTGAATGTATCAACTCATGAGGTTGGCCTTCGGTTGGCGAATTTCGCAAAGTTTAGGGATGTCCCTTTTGAATTCAATGTCATAGGGAACAATTTAGGTCCCTTATTAGCACCTAATAATTCTGAATTAAGCAATGAATCAACTAGTTTTCATGTTGAGTCATTGCTGAGTCTGTTGAATCCTAGTGTGCTAAACCTTAGGGATGATGAGGCTTTGGTCATAAATTGTCAAAATTGGCTTCGTTATTTGTCTGATGATAGAAAGGGAAACCACCGATGCCTTTCTCTCCGTGATGCTTTTTTGAGTTTAGTTAAAGGTCTTAACCCTCAGATTGTGGTTTTGGTGGATGAGGATTGTGATCTTAGTTCACCAAGCCTCACATCAAGAATTGCAACATGTTTCAACCATCTGTGGATACCCTTTGATGCATTGGAGACTTTCTTGCCTAAGGACAGTTGCCAGAGGACAGAGTTCGAATCCGACATTGGACAGAAGATTGAGAACATCATAGGATATGAAGGGCAGCATAGGATAGAGAGGTTGGAGTCAGGGATGCAGATGTGCCAGAGAATGAAGAATGCTGGTTACTTGAGCCTCCCATTTTGTGATGAAACGGTTATGGAAGTTAAGGGTTTGCTTGATGAGCATGCTAGTGGATGGGGGATGAAGAGGGAAGAAGGAATGTTGGTTCTCACATGGAAAGGAAACAGCTGTGTCTATGCCACTGCTTGGGTCCCCAGTGAAACCAGGGATCCTATTGTTTTcgatgcaactatggcataA